The segment GGGCCGCAGCGTCGATACCGTACGCCATGTTGCCAAAATGAGCGCTGTTCACGAACCATTCGAGGATCTGTTCTTTTGAATACCGGCGAGTCAAGTCGGCCGCCAGAAGTGAACTGCGGAGAAAATCGACCGATTCGGGCTGCGGTTCCTCTCCGAGCGGAAACAAGTAGGTCATCGCAAGCCGCTGCGGTATGCTCGTTTCAAATGTTCCTTCCGTTTTCCGGCGAACGATTTGGCCAAGGACCAAACGCAGCGTTTCGGGATCATAACCCGGATTGGACCAGTACGTCTCGTCGACGGCAGCGATAATCGCATCGAGCACGTGATCCGGAATGGTAGACACCCCTCCCGGGCGGATTCGCATCCATTTTCGATCGATGGTCTTGGGATGGAGATTCTCGTAGATCAGGATTTCCCCGCTTCTATCGTAGAAGGCTACCGGTTGAAATGACTCGGCGCCAGGAGCGCCGAAAGCCAATTCGATATCTTCTACCGGCAGAAATCCCGCGGTGAGATTGGCGTATATCAAAGCGAGCGAGATCAACGATGCGCCGGCAGCTACGATAGTCAGGATCGAAAGCCACTTGATTGCATCACCGAACAAAGAAGGCTTGGGTGAGCGAGTTCTACGCCGCCGAATGATGTCCGTTGCAGAAGACATATCGAAATTCTACTCGTTTCTTTGCCTCAGGCCATTATATTGCAAGTCCTGTACCATGTTCAGAAAAGGGCCTTGCATCAGCTTGTACGAGAAAAACTGGCCGCTGTCCGCTGGTTTTCGAAAAATAAATCATAGAAATAAACCCCGTATTTGCGTTATCATACGCACCAAACCAGTTTTTCAGTTAACTACGCCAATCCGTAATTCAACGAACGGAGTCGAGATGATCCCGTATGACTACCACATTCACACCCAGTTCTCCTGTGATTCCGACGTGAGCATGCTGCAGATGTGCCAGTCGGCGATAGAACACGACATTCCCGAAATTGGGATCAGCGACCATCTCGATTTCCACCCCAAAGATGAGTGCTGCAATTACTTTAAAGCGGATGCCTGGTGGCAGGAACTCGAGCGATGTCGTGGAGCGTTCGAGGGGTCACTGGTGATTCGTGCAGGAATCGAGATTGGAGAACCCCATCGCTTTTTCGAATCCATCGATCCGCTACTCGAACGATATCCATGGGACTATTGCCTTGGATCGCTGCATTGGGTCGAAGACCTTTGTGTGTTCGACCGAAATTACTTCGATCGCGATGCCGCAGACGCCTACCGCAGCTACTTCGCCGAGCTTCTCGAGATGGTTTCTCTGGGCAGTTTCGATACGCTCGCTCATCTCGATATCGTCAAGCGATACGGCCATGACGTCTACGGCCACTACGATCCTTATCCTTGGGAGACGGAGATCCGCAGCGTGCTGCGAAAATGCGCCCAACGGGGAATCGCCCTCGAAGTGAATACGGGTACGCTCCGCCGGATGGTCGGTGAGACGTCCCCTCAACAACCCCTCATCACCTGGTTTAAAGAGGAGGGAGGTCGATGGCTGACACTTGGCTCGGATGCCCATCAACCCGAGCACATCGGTTTTGGACTCGAATCATGTGTATCCACGATCCGGGAAGCAGGGTTCGACGCTTTGGCGAAGTTTGAATCACGTCAGACTCTTCCCGTCCTTTTAAACGAACTTTCATAAGTGTTTTGATCGTTATCGGAGTAGTTTTCCACTTCTGGCAGTGTTAACATCAAGCGGTATCCTAAAACTGTTGCCGAAACGTTGGGGACTTTTTTCCCTTAGTACTTAAGGATTATTCCACTCCAAGAGTCTCTCATTGCTCTTCATGCTATACTCGAACGAAATCTGTCTTTCACCGCCCATCATGATCGACATTGGCAGCCGAAAATACTTGGAATGGGGAGGATGATTCCGCATCGACATTCATAAGCATTACCCATTCAAGCGATAAGCCGGTGTTTCTGTGCACCGTGTGTAAGCCTATCCACGGCGTGATTCACTCGTCCATCGAACGCTAAAATCCTTTCGAGGGAGGTGCCGAAGGCCGGACCAGCGTAGTGTCTGATGACACCCAGGAAGTGGATGAAATCGCCCAAGCCGAATCGTCCGGCGAAGAACAGAACGAGGAGGCCGCGGCTGCAGGTGGGGAGGGTGAGGCAACCCCGACTCCGAAACGTCTGGAGCTCGAACCGACGTCCACTCCTTCCGAGCCCTTATCGGAAGACGACCCCCGTAATTTACTCGACCTGAATTTCCCTTTGGCTGTTTCGACCTTCAATGAATCCCAATCCCCATGGTACGAATACGACACGGAGAACGCAACCTACGAAATCAAGGACGGCCAACTTGTCGGGATCGATCACGAACCGGAAGAAAAAAAGACCTATTACTCCGAGACTCGCATGCGCCAGTTCGCAAACGCATATGTAGAAGTTACTGCGACGAATGGCGATTGCATCGGCAAAGATTCGGTGGGAATCGTCATTCGCATAGACGCCGAATCGCTGCCCAGCGGATACACCTTCGAAGTGTCCTGTGACGGATCCTACCGGCTGCGCAATCTGCAGTCGACGCCCCCGAAAGGTATTTTGATCGATTGGACTCCATCAGATGCGATCAATGCCGGGGGTTTCGCCACGAACCGCCTCGGCTTTTGGGGATACTGGGGTAAATTCTACCTCTTCGTGAACAACCAGCTGGTTGGAGAATATTTCGATAGCAGTTACACGGCCGGGGGAGATGGGTTTGCCGTTTATGTGCGCGCTTCACAAACCTACGATCTTTCCGCAACTTTCGACGATTTCGCCCTTTGGGACATTCCCTTCCATTAGGCTCACCGAATAAGCGAAACGATCTTGTGGGGATGAAAACCAAACCAATAAAAGGCATATCGCAAATTGCGGATATGCCTTTTACTTATAACCTTCTTGAAGCCTCCTCCCAACAGTTCCCTTATAATGTATGCTTGGCTTTGAAATCGTACGGCAGTGAACGCTGGATGATCGATCGCGATGAAAAAATCTAGACGGCAAATCATTCCTGTATCCATTCTGTACACACTTCTCCTCATCTCACAGTTGATTGCATGCACACGCATTGCCAAAGAGCCTTCGCGCGATTCGATTTCCACGTACGTGGCACAGACGCTCACTGCCGCGCCGACATCACCTCCGACATCGACACCGCCCCCTACCGCCACGCAAATCCTTCCCCCCAGCGCCACAGCAACGTTGACGGCCACAGTTGGACCGAGCCCTACGGAAACGCCTCCGCAGCTTCCGAAAGACGATCCGCGCTACGGAATCAACCTCGCGCAGCCCCACTACATGGATAATTTTTCTTCCCAACTTACCTGGGTTGGTCCCAATTTCACCGGCGCCATCAACGTGTGGGACGACGGTCGTATTCGGGCAACCGACCTTCTGGTCGACTCGAATATCTGGTGGAGCACGACCAGGCGTGAAATCGATGCCATGAATGTGTATGCCGAAATCAGCGCAGAAATTGGAGAATGCCGGGGCAAGGACAGCTACGGTTTTGCTGTACGCGTAAGTGGCGAATTACGCAACAGCGGCTACACTCTCGAGTTCTCGTGCGACGGCCACTACCGGGCACGCAAATTCGTTTCGGGCACTGTGACTGTCTTGATCGAATGGACTCCTTCAGAAGCGATACAAACGGGACCCAACGCAGTCAACCAGATGGGAATCCTGGCCAAGAACGAGCTGTTTCACTTTTTTGCCAATGGAGAAATTCTCGGCGAAGTAGAAGATTTCGATTATCACACAGGCACGTACGGCATTTTCGCCAGCGCCATCGAGACCCCTGGCATCACGGCATACTTCGACGAGTTCAAACTCTGGCTGATCAATCCATAACAGCCATCACCACCAAGCGCCAGATTACTTCCAGTCACACATAATACGTTGTATCCTCTATAATAGACTATTCAAGCAAACCGACATCGAAGATATCACCTGCAATTCACTCCGATGGATTGCATGCGAGGGTTGTGGGAATATCCACTCGGAGGTCATAAATCTTGCGCCGTTCGAACTTGGTGAGTATTCAGTTTCTTTCTCGACATCTTTTGGAGTACGTCCGCGTCGTCTCGAAGTTAATATTGATGTGTTCTTCGTCCCTTATGCTCTGGGGCTGTGTATCCCTCCAAACGACGGCTGCTTCGATCCCAACATCTACACAACAAACTACACCATCGCCGACCTTCTATTTCCCAACGCTCATTCCCACCGCCACTTCTACGAGCGCACCCACATCTTCTCCCACACCGTCGACCTCGCTCGGCATCGGGAACTTACTGTTTTTTGCGAATTTCGAATCGAGTCAATCGTGGGATCTGCGCGAGACGGATCGCGGCGGTTCGAGTATTTATGACGGCCAACTCAATTTAGCTGTCCGGCAGCCCAATTCCTTTTTCTTCACCCGCACACCTGCGCCGGAGCAAGATGACTTTTATTTCGAAGTGGACATACGCAGCGATGTCTGTGAAGACGGCGATGAATACGGCATAATGTTTCGCCTCGGACCGCTGTACAACCACTACCGTTTTTCTTTGACCTGCGACGGTTTTGCCCGAGTATCGCGCATCCTCGATGACCAGGAAGTGGTCTTGATTCCCCCGACAGAGACATATGCGGTGTTTCCTGGTCAACGAATTGGAAATCATCTCGCCGTTTGGGCCTCGGGCATTCAATTTCGATTTTTTATAAACGACATCGAGGTTTTCTCAATCCAGGATAGAGAATTAGAAGCAGGAGGATTCGGGCTGTTCGTCCGCTCGAGACGCAGCCAGCAAACCACGGTCTCTTTCGACGATGTAGCGCTGTATGCAATCCAGGCACTTCCAACGGCCACGGTAAATCCATAAACCGGTACAACTGCCCAGGGACACCATGACCAAAAAACGACCCTTCCGGAATCGATTAAACAACCTGGAGCCCAAAGAATGGCTTAAATTTCAAAAATCATGGTTTACCCACAAACCACCACCCCGTCGAAAGGACGTGCTGCTTCATCCGGCAAAATTTCCGGAAACTCTTGCGCAGGAGTTCATCGAATTCTTCACCAAACGAGATCAAACGGTTCTCGACCCGATGGTTGGAACAGGATCGACGCTCGTCGCATGCCTGCGTGCGGGCCGCAACGGCATCGGTTTTGAACTGAGCCGTATTGGAACATGCTTCACGCTCGCGGCGCGGAAACTCAACGTAAACGACGTGCATCTTCTACCCTCGATGTCGTTTACTCCGACGATCCTGCGGACGTCGGAAATATCGAAGACTATGACATTTTTATTCGCAGGCTCACATCGATCTATGCCAATCTACAAACCATTCTCCGCCCGCGGGCCTACCTGACGATCATCGTCAAGAATGTAAAAAAGGGTGGGCGAATTTATCCACTGGCCTGGGACCTTGCGCTGCGACTTCGGGAGATTTACACCCTTAAAGATGAAAAAATCTGGTGTCAGGATGATATCCGTCTTGCGCCCTATGGGCTTGGAAATGCCTGGGTGAGCAACACGTTCCATCATTACTGCCTGCAATTTCGTCACGAACCCGATAAGAAATAATTCGCTTTCCAGCAACTTCGCCTCGCTTGCAGGATCTCCATTTTCAAGGGCAATCCCGTATCACTCGTTCCAAAAGACAAATTTCAGCTAAATAAGTCGAGCTGTGCACAATACGAGAAGTCTTTCATAAAACACCCTGTAGTTGGGGCAACATTCAAATATGACCCCCACATTTGCATCTCCAGGACTCTGCGAGTATCCTTGGTGGTACGATCACGAATACAATCTCGAATTGGAAATTGCAGATGTACATTGCTATTGACGGCATCATCGGAGTGGGGAAGACCTCCCTGGCGCGCCTTCTACAGCCGGTTTTCGATGCGGAATTGCTTTTGGAGGCCTTCGATGAAAACCCCTTCCTCGCAGACTTCTACAGCGACCGTGATCGCTATGCTTTCCAAACCCAGATATTCTTTCTGCTCAGCCGCTATCGTCAGCAGCAATCGTTCACGGCAGAAGCTTCAAGCGATCATAACCTAATTGCAGATTATTGTTTCGAAAAGGACATGCTTTTCGCCCATTTGAATTTATCCAATGATGAACTCGCCACCTACCGGCTCGTTTATGATGCCCTGATCGAACGAATCGTACAGCCCGATTTGATCGTCTATTTAAAGGCCCGGGCTGAAATCGCGATGCAGCGAATCGCCATGCGTGATCGCAGCTACGAACGCCGAATGGATATCAAGTATCTCGATGAACTATACGCAGCCTACGAAGCTTTCTTCTCGGACTTCAAGGACGTCCCCGTTTTAACCATCGACACGAACTCATTAAATTACGTTATGTATCCTGAGGATCTTTCCTTCATAATCAAGCGTATACAGTCAGCGCTGGGCATTCCGCCCTTTCAACCGGAATTGCCTCTTGACGGAGGCTCGTGACCTTGGAAGTAACCCGTGATAAATTGATCGAGTTGGCCGAATTAGAGACAATGCATCGTGCTGAAAACAGCGGACTCGTTTCAAGTTATTTAATCGGGTCCGTTGCTGCCGGAAATCCGATTCTCGGTGATACCGCGGACGTAGATTTGATATTGATCCACGAGCATGAGCCGAGTACGCAGCGAGAAATCCAGCGTTTATCCGAGTACATTCATTTAGACATCTACCATCATCCGAAAAAACGGTACATGCAGCCCCGCGAACTTCGCATCGATCCTTGGATTGGCCCTTCACTCAGCGCACCTGTTTTCATCTACGATCCGCAGCATTTTTTTGAATGGGCACAGGCTGGCGCCCGCGGCCAATTTTTTCGCTCCGACCACGTGTTTCGTCGAGCGAGTGCTTTATTCAAGCGCGCACGTCAGGCAATGTCGCTGTTACCCCTTTCCAATCGCTGGTTGAAGACGTACGCACGCATCGCCCTCGAGGCGACCAACGCAGTCGTTACACTTACCGGAAAACCTGCGGCCGGCCGACGCCTCGCAATTGAAATCGAGCAAACGACGAAGGATGCGGGGCACCCTGAAGTTTATCAGCGGTTCCTACAGTTGCTCGGAGGTGATGCACTCAACACCACGTTGATCCCTCAATGGCTTTCTGCATGGGGTTATGCCTTCGATACCGCTGCAGCCATCTCCAAAGAACCTGAACTCAATCCCTGCCGGCGCATGTACTATCTAAAAGGCTTTCAGGCCCTGGTAGACGCAGATAGACCGGAAGCCATCCTGTGGAAGCTTTTGACGACCTGGGAACGTGCATTTCACACTTTAGCGAAGTCCGACAATGCGGCGCCACATCAGGCGGCCTGGGATTCAGTTCGCCAACGACTGCGGCTCAGCCCAAAAGCCATGAATTCCCGAGCCGAAGAACTCGAGGAACATCTTCAATCCATCGAACACTTATTGAGTGCCTGGGCCGAAGAGGTCGGCGTGTGATTTGCAGCCATAGGAGCATCGAGTGAAGAAATTCGTGGCCATCGCAGGCAACATCGGCGTCGGAAAATCTACCCTCGTCGGTCTGCTGTCAGAACGTCTGAACTGGGAACCGTTCTACGAACCAGAAGGTGAAAATCCATACCTCGCAGATTTTTACCAGAACATGCAAGCCTGGGCATTTCCCTCGCAAATCTTCTTCCTCTCGAGGCGATTACGAGATCAAAGGCAGATCCTAAATCACCCAACTTCCGTGATCCAGGATCGAACGGTGTACGAAGACGCTGAAATCTTTGCACGCAATCTATTTCTTCAAGGCCAGATGACGGATCGGGATTATCGAACCTATTGCGAACTCTATCGAGTGCTTTGTGAATTCGTCCCTCCTCCTGACCTTGTCGTATACCTTCGTGCTTCACTCACCACGCTCACCAAGCGAATCGCAAGCCGTGGACGCAATTATGAGGCACGGATTCCGAAAGAATACCTCAGCCGCCTGAATGGACTTTATGAAGATTGGATCAAGAGTTTTTCGTTGTGCCCCGTACTCACCATCCCCGCGGACGATCTCAATTACGTCGAAAACGACGAACATCTTGACTTTATCGTATCCAAAATCAACAACAAGCTCGCCGGAAAGGAGGAAGTTGTCTTCGGCGAGGATACGACCTGATCGTTTTCACCACGAGATTTCTCTCTAACTTCTGCTTTGGGGGTACATTCTCAATTTATGCGATTCAAAATCATGAGGCGACAACGAATATGCATTACCCCCAACCACGCCCAAGCCCATATATCCGCATCAGAGTCGGAACATAATCCGCCGCAAGTTGTCACATTGCTTGCTTCGCACCTGTGAATCCTGTAAAATCAAACTGAGTCCGTACGTGGAATCGGGCAATAGCATTGCCACTGCCAAGGGAGAGCCCGATGAACATCATCAAAGTCTCATCCGGGTCACGTACTTCAGCTGTCGCAGGCGCGATTGCAGGCGTTGTTCGTGAGCATAACCGCGCAGAAGCTCAAGCGATCGGTGCTGGCGCTGTGAATCAAGCCATTAAGGCTATCGCCATTGCCAGGGGATATCTTCAAGAAGACGGCATCGATGTAATCTGTATCCCGGAGTTCGTCTCCGTTGAAATTGACGGCAAAGAACGTACAGCAATAAAGCTGATCATCGAACCGCGCTGAATCTGTGAATTTCATCCTTCCAGGTTGTTATTCTGAAGGTCCGGTTGTATCGAGGATCGGTTGGTCGATTCGCTAAAATTCCCTGTGCCGTTCAATTAATGAATTTTCCCTACACCACCCAAAAACACTGATACTCGCCGACAAATTGTCCGGTTGTAGTAGCTGATGG is part of the Anaerolineales bacterium genome and harbors:
- a CDS encoding histidinol-phosphatase HisJ family protein, producing MIPYDYHIHTQFSCDSDVSMLQMCQSAIEHDIPEIGISDHLDFHPKDECCNYFKADAWWQELERCRGAFEGSLVIRAGIEIGEPHRFFESIDPLLERYPWDYCLGSLHWVEDLCVFDRNYFDRDAADAYRSYFAELLEMVSLGSFDTLAHLDIVKRYGHDVYGHYDPYPWETEIRSVLRKCAQRGIALEVNTGTLRRMVGETSPQQPLITWFKEEGGRWLTLGSDAHQPEHIGFGLESCVSTIREAGFDALAKFESRQTLPVLLNELS
- a CDS encoding deoxynucleoside kinase, yielding MYIAIDGIIGVGKTSLARLLQPVFDAELLLEAFDENPFLADFYSDRDRYAFQTQIFFLLSRYRQQQSFTAEASSDHNLIADYCFEKDMLFAHLNLSNDELATYRLVYDALIERIVQPDLIVYLKARAEIAMQRIAMRDRSYERRMDIKYLDELYAAYEAFFSDFKDVPVLTIDTNSLNYVMYPEDLSFIIKRIQSALGIPPFQPELPLDGGS
- a CDS encoding deoxynucleoside kinase, whose translation is MKKFVAIAGNIGVGKSTLVGLLSERLNWEPFYEPEGENPYLADFYQNMQAWAFPSQIFFLSRRLRDQRQILNHPTSVIQDRTVYEDAEIFARNLFLQGQMTDRDYRTYCELYRVLCEFVPPPDLVVYLRASLTTLTKRIASRGRNYEARIPKEYLSRLNGLYEDWIKSFSLCPVLTIPADDLNYVENDEHLDFIVSKINNKLAGKEEVVFGEDTT
- a CDS encoding stage V sporulation protein S, translated to MNIIKVSSGSRTSAVAGAIAGVVREHNRAEAQAIGAGAVNQAIKAIAIARGYLQEDGIDVICIPEFVSVEIDGKERTAIKLIIEPR